One window from the genome of Castellaniella sp. MT123 encodes:
- a CDS encoding Re/Si-specific NAD(P)(+) transhydrogenase subunit alpha — MQIGIPRETLPGETRVAATPETVRKLVQAGHQVRVERSAGTAARYRDSDYEQAGATLVDAANALGSELVLKVRRPDADELAQMKSGTVLAGMLDPFDAEGLKSLADAGLTAFALEAAPRTTRAQSLDVLSSQANLAGYKSVLLASHYYGRIFPMMMTAAGTLKAARVVVLGAGVAGLQAIATARRLGAVVEASDVRPAAREQVESLGGKFIDVPYETDEEREIAEGTGGYARPMPASWMTRQAALVAERCKQADIVITTALIPGRPAPVLIQPDTVAAMKSGAVIVDLAVERGGNCPLSVPGQVVDHDGVTLVGLTNLPALLATDASALYARNLLDFLKLVIDAEGRFALPADDDIIKACLVCQDGKVLRSA; from the coding sequence ATGCAGATAGGCATCCCCCGTGAAACTCTGCCCGGTGAAACCCGGGTGGCCGCCACGCCGGAAACGGTCAGGAAGCTGGTCCAGGCCGGACACCAGGTCCGGGTCGAGCGCTCGGCCGGCACCGCGGCCCGGTATCGCGACAGCGACTACGAACAGGCGGGCGCCACCCTGGTCGACGCGGCGAATGCCCTGGGCAGCGAACTGGTGCTGAAAGTCCGCCGTCCAGACGCCGACGAACTCGCCCAGATGAAATCCGGCACCGTATTGGCAGGCATGCTGGATCCATTCGATGCCGAAGGTCTGAAAAGTCTGGCCGATGCCGGGTTGACGGCTTTCGCCCTGGAAGCCGCGCCCCGCACCACGCGTGCCCAGAGCCTGGACGTGCTTTCGTCCCAGGCCAATCTGGCCGGCTACAAGTCGGTGCTGCTGGCCTCGCACTACTATGGCCGGATTTTTCCCATGATGATGACGGCGGCCGGCACCCTGAAGGCCGCCCGTGTGGTCGTGCTGGGCGCCGGTGTGGCGGGCCTGCAGGCCATCGCCACGGCGCGCCGTCTGGGCGCCGTGGTCGAAGCCTCGGACGTGCGCCCGGCCGCGCGCGAACAGGTCGAATCGCTGGGCGGGAAGTTCATCGACGTCCCCTACGAAACCGATGAGGAACGCGAGATCGCGGAAGGCACGGGCGGATACGCCCGACCGATGCCCGCATCCTGGATGACGCGTCAGGCGGCCCTGGTCGCCGAACGCTGCAAACAGGCCGACATCGTCATCACCACGGCCCTGATCCCGGGCCGCCCGGCGCCGGTGCTGATCCAGCCGGACACAGTGGCGGCCATGAAATCGGGGGCGGTCATCGTGGACCTGGCGGTCGAACGCGGCGGCAACTGCCCGCTGTCGGTGCCGGGCCAGGTCGTGGACCATGACGGCGTGACGCTGGTGGGGCTGACCAACCTGCCCGCCCTGCTGGCCACCGACGCTTCCGCACTGTATGCCCGCAATCTGCTGGATTTCCTGAAGCTCGTCATCGACGCCGAAGGCCGCTTCGCGCTGCCGGCCGACGACGACATCATCAAGGCCTGCCTGGTTTGCCAGGACGGCAAAGTTCTGAGGAGCGCCTGA
- a CDS encoding NAD(P) transhydrogenase subunit alpha gives MEAVNPTLINIIIFVLAVYVGFHVVWNVTPALHTPLMAVTNAISAIVIVGAMLATGLTDGGLAQIMGVVAVALAAVNVFGGFLVTQRMLEMFKKKERKGGKA, from the coding sequence ATGGAAGCCGTCAACCCGACCCTGATCAACATCATCATCTTCGTGCTGGCGGTCTACGTGGGATTTCACGTGGTCTGGAACGTCACGCCAGCGCTGCATACGCCGCTGATGGCGGTCACCAACGCCATTTCCGCCATCGTCATCGTGGGGGCCATGCTGGCCACGGGCCTGACCGACGGCGGGCTCGCGCAAATCATGGGCGTGGTGGCCGTGGCACTGGCCGCCGTCAACGTCTTCGGCGGCTTTCTGGTCACCCAGCGCATGCTGGAAATGTTCAAGAAAAAGGAACGCAAAGGGGGCAAGGCATGA